In the Anoplopoma fimbria isolate UVic2021 breed Golden Eagle Sablefish chromosome 7, Afim_UVic_2022, whole genome shotgun sequence genome, one interval contains:
- the LOC129093374 gene encoding LOW QUALITY PROTEIN: splicing factor 1-like (The sequence of the model RefSeq protein was modified relative to this genomic sequence to represent the inferred CDS: inserted 3 bases in 2 codons): MATGANATPLGKLHPSIGAKRGFDAGPGAGNGLMPAPGPPASFPSLQAFQPPMPSPSFPQPLQFNPGAAFPTQAPQQPVVGGGLAKPDFGQKKSRKKSRWSSETPDQKTVIPGMPTVIPPGLTRDQERAYIVQLQIEDQTRKLRTGDLGIPVNPEDRSPSPEPIYNSEGKRLNTREYRTRKKIEEERHSLITEMVGLNPDFKPPADYKPPATRVNDKVMIPQDEYPEINFVGLLIGPRGNTLKNIEKECCAKIMIRGKGSVKEGKVGRKDGQMLPGEDEPLHALVTANTMENVKKAVEQIRNILKQGIETPEDQNDLRKMQLRELARLNGTLREDDNRILRPWQNSEPRSITNTTLCTKCGGAGHISSDCKYTSSFAAHRATGGEPPQSAQDKARMDKEYLSLMAELGEAPVPTSGGGHSGNQGGGQRSSGLNNNQQANRPPWMNSGPTESRNYHSMHGGHGGPGGHHSYPPPMPSMGGPPMPPNPNGLPPPWMQPPPPPMGQGPGPHGHHMGLLPPPMSMMPPPPPPPSNQPPPPPSGPLPPWQQQAPPPPPTSSMATSTPLPWQQNTTTTSSPGTGTLPPWQQPQQPAASGAQPPPPMGTPSMVPXSPGVQPPLPPGAPPPPPPPPPGSTGMMYAPPPPPPPMDPSNFVTMMGMGVPGMPPSAXAPCPPPPPPQN, translated from the exons ATGGCCACGGGCGCAAACGCAACTCCTTTAGGGAAGTTGCACCCCAGCATCGGCGCTAAACGAGGATTTGACGCCGGGCCTGGTGCGGGGAACGGCTTGATGCCAGCACCCGGGCCGCCCGCATCCTTTCCCTCTCTGCAAGCTTTCCAACCCCCAATGCCAAGCCCATCTTTCCCGCAACCTCTTCAGTTCAATCCTGGGGCGGCTTTTCCGACCCAGGCTCCACAACAACCAGTCGTCGGGGGCGGACTGGCCAAACCAG ATTTCGGTCAGAAGAAATCAAGGAAGAAGAGTCGTTGGAGCAGCGAGACGCCTGATCAGAAGACGGTCATACCGGGCATGCCCACTGTTATTCCCCCTGGATTGACCCGTGATCAAGAGAGAGCCTATATAG TCCAACTGCAGATTGAAGACCAGACTCGTAAACTGCGTACAGGAGACCTGGGAATCCCTGTTAACCCTGAGGACAG gtctcccTCCCCGGAGCCCATCTACAACAGCGAGGGCAAGAGGCTGAACACCCGCGAGTATCGCACGCGGAAGAAGATCGAGGAGGAGCGCCACTCCCTCATCACGGAGATGGTTGGACTCAACCCTGACTTCAAGCCTCCTGCCGACTACAA ACCTCCAGCCACCAGAGTCAACGACAAAGTTATGATCCCCCAAGACGAATACCCTGAAATCAACTTTGTTGGTCTGCTAATCGGGCCACG TGGTAATACGCTGAAGAACATTGAGAAGGAGTGCTGCGCCAAGATCATGATCCGGGGTAAAGGTTCCGTGAAGGAAGGGAAGGTTGGCCGAAAGGATGGGCAGATGCTGCCGGGGGAAGACGAGCCTCTGCACGCGCTAGTCACCGCCAACACAATGGAGAATGTCAAGAAAGCTGTGGAGCAG ATTCGCAACATTCTGAAGCAAGGCATCGAGACGCCCGAGGATCAGAACGACCTACGAAAGATGCAGTTGCGGGAGCTCGCCAGACTCAACGGCACACTGAGGGAAGATGACAACAG GATCCTTCGTCCTTGGCAGAACTCTGAGCCACGGAGCATCACCAACACCACCCTCTGTACCAAGTGTGGCGGAGCGGGCCACATCTCCTCCGACTGCAAGTACACCAG CTCATTCGCTGCCCACAGAGCGACAGGCGGCGAGCCTCCTCAGTCCGCCCAGGACAAGGCTCGTATGGACAAGGAGTACCTGTCCCTGATGGCCGAGCTAGGGGAGGCTCCGGTCCCTACATCTGGTGGAGGACACTCCGGCAACCAGGGAGGAGGGCAGCGGTCCTCAGGACTCAACAATAACCAGCAAGCG AACCGGCCCCCTTGGATGAACTCCGGTCCGACTGAGAGCAGGAACTACCATAGCATGCACGGGGGACATGGTGGCCCTGGGGGACACCACAGCTATCCTCCCCCCATGCCCAGCATGGGAGGCCCTCCTATGCCCCCCAATCCCAACGGCCTGCCTCCCCCCTGGatgcagcctcctcctcctcccatggGCCAGGGACCAGGACCTCACGGACACCACATGG GTCTGCTGCCACCTCCAATGAGCATGatgccacctccacctcctccccccagcAACCAGCCACCTCCTCCCCCGTCTGGACCCCTgccaccatggcaacagcaggctccacctccccctcccaccAGCAGCATGGCAACCAGTACGCCGCTACCCTGGCAACAGA ATACCACCACCACGTCCAGCCCTGGCACCGGAACCCTGCCTCCATGGCAGCAGCCCCAGCAGCCTGCGGCCTCCGGGGCCCAGCCCCCGCCACCCATGGGCACCCCATCCATGGTGC CCTCCCCTGGCGTCCAGCCCCCGTTGCCCCCAGgggcccctcctcctccccctccgccGCCTCCAGGCTCTACTGGCATGATGTATGCACCGCCGCCACCCCCACCACCCATGGACCCTTCCAACTTTGTCACCATGATGGGGATGGGGGTACCGGGCATGCCCCCTTCGGC TGCCCcctgccccccaccccctccaccccagAATTAA
- the rbm4.1 gene encoding RNA-binding protein 4.1: protein MVKIFIGNLSPDTTSDELRSLFSQYGKIGECTIVKNFGFVHMDDKAEAEEAISNLHHYELNGMPMNVEMSRSKSKGSTKLHVGNIACTNQELRAKFEEFGSVVECDIVKNYAFVHMDRMEDAVEAINHLDNTAFKGKLMSVKLSTSRLRTAPGMGDRSGCYRCGQEGHWSKECPLDQNGFHRNGSEPKSDGYDDSRFGERARNRGYQPDFSGDPDYGAGYAPAHGFSRGAGHGGSMAGYGRGSGYESAMRYGPHPGYGLSAVAEHSMARMYGSEVAHRSNGSLYGAVPAYPMRRSPYEERDPYGVVDYYEKYRANAFGGSYFEEHRAVPLPAPSTSSSTALMRDRLPPSSLDPYECPPLPPQPAPVSSYYARDRSPIRRVPVEADGFSYERSRLSPVPALPRSSSYDHPGADRARYTY from the exons ATGGTGAAAATATTCATCGGGAACTTGTCGCCTGACACCACATCAGATGAACTTCGCTCGCTCTTCTCCCAATATGGCAAAATTGGAGAGTGCACGATTGTCAAGAACTTTGGCTTCGTGCACATGGACGACAAAGCGGAGGCAGAGGAAGCCATCAGCAACCTCCACCATTACGAGCTGAATGGCATGCCGATGAACGTGGAAATGAGCCGCAGCAAGTCGAAAGGATCCACCAAACTGCACGTCGGCAACATTGCCTGCACCAACCAGGAGCTGAGGGCCAAGTTTGAGGAGTTTGGCTCTGTGGTGGAGTGTGACATAGTAAAAAATTATGCTTTTGTCCACATGGATCGAATGGAGGATGCTGTGGAGGCCATTAATCATTTAGACAACACGGCTTTTAAAG gcAAACTGATGAGCGTGAAGCTTTCGACTAGCCGCCTGCGTACTGCGCCGGGAATGGGAGACAGATCGGGTTGTTATCGTTGCGGGCAGGAAGGCCACTGGTCCAAAGAATGCCCCCTAGACCAAAATGGCTTCCACAGAAACGGCTCAGAGCCAAAGTCTGATGGATACGATGACTCGAGATTTGGCGAGCGTGCTCGCAACAGGGGTTATCAACCGGACTTCAGTGGCGACCCAGATTATGGTGCCGGCTATGCCCCTGCACATGGTTTTTCCCGGGGTGCCGGTCACGGCGGCAGCATGGCGGGTTACGGAAGGGGTTCGGGCTACGAGAGTGCAATGAGATACGGGCCGCACCCCGGTTACGGCTTAAGCGCTGTCGCCGAACATAGCATGGCTCGGATGTACGGCAGCGAGGTGGCACACAGGAGCAACGGCTCGCTCTATGGCGCGGTACCAGCCTACCCGATGCGACGGTCGCCTTACGAGGAACGGGATCCGTACGGGGTCGTGGACTACTACGAGAAGTACAGGGCCAATGCTTTCGGAGGCAGTTATTTCGAGGAACACCGCGCCGTCCCATTGCCTGCTCCATCAACATCATCTTCCACGGCTTTAATGAGGGATCGCCTGCCCCCCTCTAGCCTCGACCCATACGAgtgcccccccctccctcctcaacCAGCCCCGGTCTCCTCATACTACGCACGTGACCGGAGTCCGATTCGGAGAGTCCCAGTCGAGGCAGATGGATTCTCATATGAGCGTTCGCGCCTTTCCCCAGTGCCGGCCCTCCCAAGGAGCTCTTCCTATGACCATCCGGGCGCTGATCGGGCACGCTATACATACTAA